Below is a genomic region from Rhizobium sp. 9140.
CATTACGCTACCATCAAGATACCCCTGGGAATAGCACCAGGAATGGGAAAAACAGCAGCATATTTTCGAGAGCCCTTATGTTGGACTGGAACTTTTAACGCTTCGGGAGCATTCTGGTTTTCGGGAGAACAAAAGGGAGGAAATCATGACAGCCAGCGATATCGAAAGACTGGAACAAGCAGCACGAAGCGTGTTCGGCCATGATGACGGCGATACTCTGATCGTCGAGGAGCATCAGAGCTTTGCCGATCGTATCCGCGCCTTCTTCCAGAAACGGCTACCAGCGCGCCCGGCATCGGTACCAAGCGTCTAGGCCCGATATCCGTCAGATAAACGGACGCCGGACGGCTTCCAGGCCGTCCCAGTCCGCAACACGCATCAGCCCTTCGGCGTCCAGCACGTCGCACCCGCGATCCGCCCAGCGAATAAGGTTGCGCTCGGCAAGTTTTTTCAGCGTCTTGTTCGTGTGAACGATCGAGAGCCCCAACGTATCGGCAACATGCTGCTGTGTGAGCGGGATAGAGACGCGCTCGCCTCTGAAAAGGTTCGACACCCCCGCCCTTTGCGAAAGGAACGACAGCAGATAGGCTGCTCGCTCCAGCGCCGTACGCCGTCCGATGCTCAATAGGTGTTCATCGAGAATCCGTTCTTCCTGCGAGGCGATCCAGGTCACGTCGAAAGCGAGATCGGGATGGTTGCGATAGACCTGCCCGAGGCGCTCGCGCTCGAACACGCAGAGCGTCAGCGCTGACAGCGCCTCCACCGAATGCTTCATCTCCCCCATCAGACTCCCTTGCAGGCCGACGAGATCGCCCGGCATGATGTAATTCAGAATTTGCCGGCGGCCATCGCCGAGCATCTTGTAGCGAAAGCCCCAGCCGGACAGCACGGTGAACAGATGCGCGCTGTGGCTTCCTTCGCTCAGCACCGTGGTTCCCGCATCCACCGACAGTTCGCCGGTCTTGAAGTGCGACACAAATGCAAGCTCCTCAGGCTGAAATTCGCGGAAGGTCGGCAGGTGACGCAGGGGACATTGTTCGCACGGCGTCTGCCGGCTATTGCGCGTTCTCGGGGGATACATAGGGACTCGAAGAGGGAGACGGATGGATGACGGGAGCGGAAGAGCACGCTCGGCGAGGCAGTCTGGCGCTGGAGGATAAGGGCAAGGCGGGGAGCGCCAAGAGGATGGACTTGAGCCTTCTCCTTACCTAGTTTCGCGGGCGACACTATTAAATTTGCTAACCGCACGCCTCATAAATGGGGCCGCAGAGTTCGGACCGACCATGACACATGCCGCCTTCGCCGCCAATGCCGTTGCCGTCGTCACCGGAGCCGCCTCCGGCATCGGCCTTGCCGCCGCCCACCGCTTCGCATCCCTCGGCATGAAGGTCGTGCTGGCCGACCGCAAGGGCGAGCGTCTGATCGACGCCGCACGGTCGGTTGCGGAGGTTTCCGCGCAGGGCGCAGAGGGCGTTCTCGCCTGCGCGACGGATGTTTCGGAGCTGGAAGCGCTTGAAGCCCTGCAGGAAGAGGTCATCGAGCGGTTCGGCAAGGTCAACGTGCTCATGAACAATGCCGGGATCCAGCCCGGCAGCACGCTCTTCGGTGCGCTGGAAAACTGGGAGCGCGTGATGGCTGTCAATCTCGGCGGCGTCATCAACGGCACGCGGGTCTTCGGCCCCGGCATGATCGCGCATGGCGAACCCGGCCTCATCATCAACACCGGCTCCAAGCAGGGCATCACCACGCCGCCGGGAGATCCGGCCTATAACGTAGCAAAAGCCGGCGTCAAAGCTTTCTCGGAAGCGCTCGAGCACGAGTTGCGCAACACCGCCGGGTGCCGCATTGCGTCCCATCTCCTCATCCCCGGCTTCGTCTATACCGGCCTGACCGCCAACGGCCGCACGGAAAAGCCGGATGCCGCGTGGACCCCGGAGCAGACGGTGGACTTCATGATGGACAGCATCGCGCACGGCGACTTCTACATCCTCTGCCCTGACAATGATGTCAGCCGGGACCTTGACGAGAAGCGTATTCTGTGGGCTGCCGGCGATATCGTGGAAAACCGCCCGCCCCTCTCCCGCTGGCACCCCGACCATGCCGAAGCCTTCCGCACCTATCTGACCCAGGACCGTCCGCGGCAGTCGGGCGACCCTGCATGACCGCGATCCCCAAAGGCACCAGCGGCCTCCACCACATCACGCTCATCACGCGCAAGGTGCAGGCGAATGTCGATTTCTACGTCGGCTTCCTTGGCCTGCGCCTCGTCAAGCGGACGGCGGGGTTCGAGGATACAGCCCAGTTGCACCTGCTTTATGGCGACCGCATCGGCACGCCCGGTTCGCTCGTTACCTTCCTCGTCTGGGAAGACGGCGGACCCGGCCGTGTCGGCGAAGGCCAGCCGAGCGAGATCGCCTTCGCCATCGCCCCCGGGTCGATCGGCTTCTGGCTTCAACGCGCCCTGCGCTACCTCGTGCCCGTTTCCGGCCCGGCGCCGGAATTCGGCGAGCCCGTGCTGCGCCTGAAGGACCCGGACGGCGTCATCGTCAAGCTGGTGGGGACGACGGATATTGCGGGCGTCGAGCCCGCCTATACCCCCGGCATCCCGCCGGAAGATGCGATCCGCGCGCTGCGCGGCGCCACCATCCTCACCAGCCGACCTGTGGAAACAGCCACCTTCCTCGAACGTCACACCGGCTTCCGGTCGGCCGAAAGAACCGAAACGATCGAGCGTCTGCGTTCGGATGCAGGCGACGTCATCGACGTTCGCGACGCCACCGGTTTCTGGACATCCGCCCCCGGCACCGGCACGATAGACCACATTGCCGTGCGCGCGCCCGACCGCAAAGCCGTGAAGGCTCTCAGGGATCGCCTCGGCGCGGAGGATGCCGGCCCCACGCCCGCGCATGACCGCACCTATTTCTTCTCGCTCTACGTCCGCGAACCCGGCGGCAGTCTTATAGAGGTCGCGACCGACGGGCCGGGCATGACGATCGACGAGGATGAACCCACTCTGGGTACCCGGCTTTTCGTCCCCGGACAGAGCGAGAACGGGCCAGACGAGGACATAACCGTCCTCTTGCCCCAGTTCGGCCTTCCCGGCGAGGAGCGTTTCGCTGCCCGCGAACTGCCCTTCGTCCACCGCCTGCACCAACCGGCCGAGCCGGACGGCACCACGCTGTTTCTGCTGCATGGCAGCGGCGCCAACGAGTTGAGCCTCCTGCCGCTCGCGCGCAAGGCGGCGCCGAACGCGCTGCTCGTCGCCCTTCGCGGTCGCAGCCTCGAGGAAGGTGCGCCGCGTTTCTACCGGCGCCTCGGCGCCACGACATTCGATCAGGCCGATATCGCAAACGAAGCGGAAGCCCTCGCTGCCTTCATCGAAGGAGCGGCATCCGGCTATGGCATCGATCTCGGGCGCGCGACGTTTCTCGGCTATTCCAACGGCGCGAACCTGATCGCCGCGACGCTGTTCCTGCAGCCGGGCCTCATCCGCCGGGCCGTCCTCTTGCGCAGCATGATGCCTCTGGAAACGATACCGCCGGCCGATCTCTCCGGCACAGAGGTGCTGATCGTCTCGGGAGCCGACGACAGTTTCGACGCCTATCGCCCGGCGCAGGTGGCCGCGCTGGCAGGCGCCGGTGCCGAAACGACCGTCGTCATGCTGTCGGCCGGGCATGAACTCTCACCGGAGGATGCAGGCACGATCGCCAGTTGGCTGCGTGCGCTCCCGGCGCACCAGGCGCTGTAGCGAGCGCCATATCGGCTATTTGCGGAAGTCGATCTTGACCCGGGCGACGGGCAGGATCGTCTTCCACACCACCGCCGTGTTCGACATGGTCTTGCCGTCGCGCGAAAACGTCAGCGTATCGAAGAAGCGGTAGATATCCTGTTTCGGACCGGGGTCGAGATCCACGAGATAGTTGAACCGCACGACATTTCCATCCACCCGCACCGTGGTGCCGCCGATGACGTCTTCGCGCGTTCCGCTATAGGTCGCAGGGCCGGTACGGAGGAAATGCCAGGTCTTGCGCTCCTTCTGTCCGTCGTCGTAGCGGATGTCTTCCCGCAGCGTCAGCCCGGTTTTCGTCACCGTTCCCCGCAGCGCGATATCGAGGTCCCGCCGTGTGCCATTGATAGCGCGAAAGGTTCCCTGGGCCTGTGTCTGCCCCCGGAAGAAGCGCTCCATGACGGTCTCCCGCATACCGTCCGCGGTCTGGGCAAAGGCGCTGCTGGATACAGACAGGAGGGCTGCTGTGAGGCTGGCGGCGAAAACGGCGGTCGATGCAATCTTCATGATGATCTCCATTCTGTCATGGAGACGATACGGATCTTTCGACAGAACGGTTTTCCACGACACCGGCAAAACATCACCTGGCCACGAAACCATCGTAGCCCTTTTATCCTGGAACGGCTTCTGGAAATATCCGGGAAATCGTCTTACGTTCGGACGAACCCCCTTCCGGCGCAAATCGGCCACCATTCTCCCTGAATCCTCAAGCGCAATCTCTTTCGACGCTGATCCGCGGCGGCCTCCCAACCTCCGGACCAGCGTCCCTCACAGGAACGAACCCATGCCGAAATTCAATCCGCTGGTCGCCCGGCTGTCGCCGCCGCCCGTCCCCTCGGTTGCCGCCTGGGCCAAGAGCTATGATGGAAGGCGCGGCCCGTTGCTCGACCTCAGCCAGGCGGTGCCCGGCTACCCGCCGCATCCCGACATGCTGGCGTGGCTCGGCGAAGCCGCGGCCTCCAAACAGGCAGCCGGCTATGGGCCGATCGAGGGAGAAATCCCCCTGCGCACCGCCTATGGCACACATGTCGCAGCACTTTACGGCGCGCCGCTCACCGGCCGCAACGTTCAGATCACCGCCGGCTGCAATCAGGCCTTCGTCGCCACCGTCATCGCGCTTGCCGGTGCCGGCGATACGGTCCTGATGACCAACCCCTATTACTTCAACCACGAGACGACGCTGTCGATGCTCGGCATCAATGTCGATATCGTGCCCTGCGATGCAGCAAGCGGCTTCATTCCGGATCTCGATTCCATCGAGGCGTCGCTGCATGCGGGCGTCAAGGCGCTGGCTTTGGTTTCGCCGAACAATCCGACGGGCGCCGTCTACCCTCCCGCCCTCCTTACCGATATCTTCGACCTCTGCCGCCGCAACGACATCTGGCTGATCCTCGACGAGACCTACCGCGACTTCCTGGCCGACACGGCCGAGCCGCCGCATGGCATCTTCTCGGTCGAAGGCTGGCAGAACCACTTCGTCAGCCTCTACAGCTTTTCAAAATCCTATTGCATCCCGGGCCACCGGATCGGCGCCATCACCTGCGGCATGCAGACGGTCCACCAGATCGCCAAGATCATGGACAACCTGCAGATCTGCCCGCCCCGCGCCGGCCAGATCGCACTGGTCAAGGCAATCCCGGCGCTTGCCGACTGGCGTGATGAGAACCGTCTGGAAATCGGCCGACGGAGCGCGGCCATGCAGGCCGTGATGGCTGGCCTCGATGGCTGGAGGCTCGAATCCATCGGCGCCTACTTCGCCTATGTCCGCCACCCCTACCCCGACATCAGCGCCGAATTCGTTGCGGGCAAGCTCGCGACGCTTGCCGGCGTCGTCTGCCTCCCCGGCGATTATTTCGGCGAGATCCAGGAAGGCTTCCTGCGCTTCGCCTTTGCGAATGCCGATGTCGAGACCATCGGCCTCCTGCGCCAGCGCCTTGAGGACTTCAAGCTGCCCGGCATTTGACGTCGAAAGGCATTTGACCGTTCCAGAACGACAAAACCGGACCTCAGCTTGTCGCCACGATCCGGTTTTGCAATGTCGGAGAAGAAGGAGCGCTCAGATCGCTCCGAAGACACATGCGCCGATGAAGGCGAAGGCCGCAACCAGCGTCAGCGTGCGGAGCACGGCATGAAAGCTCGGCAGGGTGGCCGTCGATGCGGCATTGGAATATCGGGCGTGGGGACCGTGCAGGACCTGTTTCGACGTTCGCATCATATCCTCCAGAATAAGCGAGCCGCGTTCACATTTCGCAAGGTCGACCGCGATCGGCTCTGCGTCTAAATTCGTGAATTTCCACCGATTTCATAGATAATATATTCCATGGCACCGATCGTTTTCGGAATTTTCTACTTTTCTCTCGGAGACCATCGCAGCCATAACGTCAACGCTCCTTCATGGTTCCCGGCCACCCTATCATTTGTCCAGTCCGGCAATGGTCGCACCGGAGACGGCGGGCTGTGCACCGTCCGGACGCGCTCACAAGGGCCGAAAATCCTCTCGTCCAACCCGTCATAGCATTATGAAAAAGATGACTTTCGGGCG
It encodes:
- a CDS encoding Crp/Fnr family transcriptional regulator — protein: MYPPRTRNSRQTPCEQCPLRHLPTFREFQPEELAFVSHFKTGELSVDAGTTVLSEGSHSAHLFTVLSGWGFRYKMLGDGRRQILNYIMPGDLVGLQGSLMGEMKHSVEALSALTLCVFERERLGQVYRNHPDLAFDVTWIASQEERILDEHLLSIGRRTALERAAYLLSFLSQRAGVSNLFRGERVSIPLTQQHVADTLGLSIVHTNKTLKKLAERNLIRWADRGCDVLDAEGLMRVADWDGLEAVRRPFI
- a CDS encoding SDR family NAD(P)-dependent oxidoreductase, which codes for MTHAAFAANAVAVVTGAASGIGLAAAHRFASLGMKVVLADRKGERLIDAARSVAEVSAQGAEGVLACATDVSELEALEALQEEVIERFGKVNVLMNNAGIQPGSTLFGALENWERVMAVNLGGVINGTRVFGPGMIAHGEPGLIINTGSKQGITTPPGDPAYNVAKAGVKAFSEALEHELRNTAGCRIASHLLIPGFVYTGLTANGRTEKPDAAWTPEQTVDFMMDSIAHGDFYILCPDNDVSRDLDEKRILWAAGDIVENRPPLSRWHPDHAEAFRTYLTQDRPRQSGDPA
- a CDS encoding VOC family protein yields the protein MTAIPKGTSGLHHITLITRKVQANVDFYVGFLGLRLVKRTAGFEDTAQLHLLYGDRIGTPGSLVTFLVWEDGGPGRVGEGQPSEIAFAIAPGSIGFWLQRALRYLVPVSGPAPEFGEPVLRLKDPDGVIVKLVGTTDIAGVEPAYTPGIPPEDAIRALRGATILTSRPVETATFLERHTGFRSAERTETIERLRSDAGDVIDVRDATGFWTSAPGTGTIDHIAVRAPDRKAVKALRDRLGAEDAGPTPAHDRTYFFSLYVREPGGSLIEVATDGPGMTIDEDEPTLGTRLFVPGQSENGPDEDITVLLPQFGLPGEERFAARELPFVHRLHQPAEPDGTTLFLLHGSGANELSLLPLARKAAPNALLVALRGRSLEEGAPRFYRRLGATTFDQADIANEAEALAAFIEGAASGYGIDLGRATFLGYSNGANLIAATLFLQPGLIRRAVLLRSMMPLETIPPADLSGTEVLIVSGADDSFDAYRPAQVAALAGAGAETTVVMLSAGHELSPEDAGTIASWLRALPAHQAL
- a CDS encoding DUF3833 family protein, yielding MKIASTAVFAASLTAALLSVSSSAFAQTADGMRETVMERFFRGQTQAQGTFRAINGTRRDLDIALRGTVTKTGLTLREDIRYDDGQKERKTWHFLRTGPATYSGTREDVIGGTTVRVDGNVVRFNYLVDLDPGPKQDIYRFFDTLTFSRDGKTMSNTAVVWKTILPVARVKIDFRK
- a CDS encoding aminotransferase codes for the protein MPKFNPLVARLSPPPVPSVAAWAKSYDGRRGPLLDLSQAVPGYPPHPDMLAWLGEAAASKQAAGYGPIEGEIPLRTAYGTHVAALYGAPLTGRNVQITAGCNQAFVATVIALAGAGDTVLMTNPYYFNHETTLSMLGINVDIVPCDAASGFIPDLDSIEASLHAGVKALALVSPNNPTGAVYPPALLTDIFDLCRRNDIWLILDETYRDFLADTAEPPHGIFSVEGWQNHFVSLYSFSKSYCIPGHRIGAITCGMQTVHQIAKIMDNLQICPPRAGQIALVKAIPALADWRDENRLEIGRRSAAMQAVMAGLDGWRLESIGAYFAYVRHPYPDISAEFVAGKLATLAGVVCLPGDYFGEIQEGFLRFAFANADVETIGLLRQRLEDFKLPGI